The stretch of DNA gtgtgtgtaacgcTTATCACATCCATACAGCTGTAATAAAATACCTTATGCGAATCACGAAACGTAATtccgagaggcaaggccttcaagactcacttgtgatgcacttaaaaaaatatgtgttctgtaaaaaaaagaaaaaaaaagaaaagaaaaagagagacagaagaggcctgaacacagattcgaaccccgcatgttcagttgggaagaaattgtctttgTCACTGCACTACCGCGGATCTATCAACTACGTTCAAAATCTTTaagcgtgataaatcgattgcggtattggaagtgataacactgtttaaatcatgttatttcggTATATCTCGGGTATTTAAGAAacctttaaagtccgcggtaaaggagacgttgccatcgcttcaacgACACTGCAATATTtatccgttttctctggatctagatatatGTTCGACAAGTTGATTAACACTCGCCGGGAAAGTACGAcaaggtcgattcaatttctcttttatgtcccgtctagttaattgagtatccactgtACAATATTCATAATTATACAGTAAACACTCGATGCTGCAGTCTgtgtgtccagaatttgtatttctgttcttttaattgcgaacaagaaaaaaacaagatctgcacagaccagcctagacaaggctgattgaaactcagtgaaacggtcgatttcTTGGGCTGACAGTTGCTGATGACTCTTCTTGCTGATGGTTCTTCCCATTATTCCTCTGTGTTCTTGGTCCCACAAGTCCTTCGATAACTCATTTTGTGACTGGCGTTTTATGCTAAGGTTCCTTTCACCCTGTTATTTGATCAGCCCTACAGTGTATTCGACGAATGTGCATAACAGCTGTGTACTTCAGTAAACCACTCCTACCGATGATCTTGAGACCtcaaacgtgcgtgtttgatctcctgcatgcgtgCACATACAAGGCACCAGCaggtaagcacacacactgacgtgagaattctgaaaaagaaagcaCCTCCACTCTTAACATGCAAAGTAATACGAAAATTCGAACATCGGATTTTAGAAATCTGACGGATGGAAGTCAGCCGCTCCAACCACACAGCGATACAGGGCGATCTGAAATGTATGCAGGACCGGTGAGAAAACATACAGTGGAACTGAtctaatatttcttcttttttctaaacaCATGACAGCTGTCATTCCAACCAGTCTGATCGTAATGAAGCCAACTTGAAATGCATTGCAGTTGAGCAGGTTCTGGAATGAACCTTAAACTTCACCTTGTCAGTGCCGGAGAAGAGTCCTTCACTGACTTTTACCTTGTCAATCTCGGAGACACTCAGTCCTTTACCTTTAAAATCCAGGACACATACAAAGTCCTTTACCATGTAAatccaggagacagagagacagatgcaatAATCCTGCTAATGCgcgcagacacattcacacacacacacacacacacacacacacacacacacacacacacacacacacacacacacacacacagtcacactgacgcattcactcaactcaagccCACACGACAGGTAGACTCGCACACAAAattcgcattctgacttcactcttgCCCAGGGAAAACATGACAACGTAAAGACACTTCTTGCTGATTATTGATAaaccaaagaaaaataaataatggtGTCCACAGTTTCCCTTCAAGGATAATTCACACGAACAGTCCAATCCTGGGATTCACAACCAATAGTTTCCATTCTCTCTTACACAGTTTCCAAATCACAACATTAataatttcttttgtttcttttcgtctCTGTGCTGACTTGGGTGTTTCCAAACATCTTTTGGTGGGCGACACGTCAGACAAACACCATCGTCCGATAACAGGTGTTGAGGATCCTGAAACACCCTCAGAACGTAACCTTAGTTAAACAGAACAATTAGCAAAAATAGTACTCACATGCCTTTAGTCTTGTGTCGTCAATCTCGTTTTTCTGAACCAGTGTTCATAAATGTGAATGAAAAAGCAACAACCGAAATTTatgaaatttagaagaaaaaaaaacgatgtcAATGAATTTCTCATTACCAAACTCGAAATCACTTAACTCACCACTATTTCAAATCAGCTTCCTTGAAGCTCCACAGTCCAAACATCAAGACtgagacacattctctctcagaatggCAGTGTCCCACGACACTCTCAGACCCCAACGTCTATTATGTTCTTaccaggtcactcctgtgaccagttcagctgaAGGCCGAGAGGGGAGTGGTCAAAATgttggtgcacttcacaacacaacaactcgCGAACATATATTCACCTCAGCTAAGCGCTATTAATCCAAATTGCAAACTGAACTTCCACTAATTCTTCTAAGGGTGTGTCTGTGATCATGTCCACTGCCTGGTGACTAGTCATGTTGGTGGTCACCATTGTCCCATGCACGCTGAAGACATGGAGATCAACACATGACCAGTGACACCAGCCCATACCAAGACGGTGATATCGTTGTCCAGTGTGAAGCCCTTGTATCCCGTTGAACGAATAAAGAAGTCGACATTTGTTCTTGGTTGTCCAGTGCAagtggcgtgcgcgcgcgcatgtgtgtgtgtgtgtgtgtgtgtgtgtgtgtgtgtgtgtgtgtgtgtgtgtgtgtgtgtccatctgtttgtctgttgtctgtgtctgtgtctgtgtgtatctgtatgtatctgcatgtgtgtgtgtgtgtgtgtgtgtgtgtgtgtgtgtgtgtgtgtgtgcgcgtgtgtgtgtgtctgtgtgtgtgtgtgcgtgtgtgtctgtgtatgtgtctgtgcgcacTACCAgggtttctgtatctgtctctgtgtctgtgtcgttctgtctgGTCTCACCCTTCAGTTCCTCTTCCAGTTATCATTTGCCCCAGTCCCCATCCCATCTCTTTCTCAGCTCTCATTTGCCATCATTTCCGCTTCCAcgcaaaataaaatatttttatattgtatcgtattgtgttgtattgtattgtaatgattACAGTCggcccaacagcaaagtgagagctgtatgataaatGGTTTACCTACTGCAGTGAAAAGTCATTTACATAGAACTATGACTCtagaactaggaggcaagattgtccTGGCCActgaccttgagtgcatgcttgtatatatttgtctacctatcagagtggatcttttctacagaattttgccggagggccattggtttctttttcagtgcgccaagtacgtgctgcacacgggacctcggtttatcgtctcatgcgaatgaatAGACGCTtagttggattttccagtcaaacttgggagaaaggatgagagcgggattcgaaaccaCACCCTCTCAGACTCTTTATATCGGCAGTTGAGCGTCTaaaccgacgggcgcaacagccgagtggttaaagcgttggactgttaatctgagggtccaggggtTCGAagcacggtgacggcgcctggtgggtaaagggtggagatttttacgatctcccaagtcaacatatgtgcagacctgctagtgtctgaacccccttcgtgtgtatatgcaagcagaagatcaaatacgcatgttaaagatcatgtaatccatgtcagcgttcagtgggttatggaaacaagaacatacccagcatgcacaccccgaaaacggagtagggctgtctacatggcggagtaaaaacggtcatacacgtaaaagcccactcatgtgcatacgagtgaacgcagaagaagaagaagagcgtcTAAACCAATCTGCCACCCtcctctagcccagatagtcgggaaagcagttgcctcccctgccgctatgatggtcatagtcggacacgactgactagcatacatgcatacttacatgtatttattgtattgtgttgtattgtattgtatcactctttgatACAATAAATTTATCTGCGTTAAATTCGggttgttctccccagggagtgcaGTGACGCCCATGTTTGCTTTCCATTTTTTCTGCCTGTTActatattttgttttcctatcaaaatggggTTTTCtcacataattttgtcagggaaaaccctgttgttgccacgggatttttttttacgtgcgagAAGTGCATCCCACGTagacacggaacctcggtttgttgtctcaaccgaatgactagtgtccagattgtgtgtgtgtgtgtgtgtgtgtgtgtgtgtgtttgtgtgtgtgtgtgtgtttgtgtgtgtgtgcgtgtgcgtgtgtgtgtgtgtgtctgtgtgtgtgtgtgtgtgtgtgtgtgtgtgtgtgtgtttgtgtgtgtgtgtgtgtgtgtgtgtgtgtgtgtttgtgtttgtgtgtgtgtgtgtgtgttcatctgcaaatagacgcacgcacgcacacgcatgctgGTTGGTTgcaaacacttcttttttttttaaattgcctcTTTACTGAACAATTTGACAATGTGCTATGAGATCCTGAACGCTCTTTTTCAATCATTATAGGGGGGACGTTATTTTCAGCAAAAAGTTGAATCACCAAATGTTCCAATTACTGACAGTTACACTCCTTcaggttcaacaacaacaaaaaaccaacgtgGTCTGGACCAGGGATTTTTGGTGGCCAAAGTCTGACTTGTGTCAATGGCCACAAGATAACCAAGATCCCGTCAATGATCTCTTCGCATTTAATTACATTGGCATATCTGGCAACCTAACCAGTACGTCTTCCGACAGACGACAGAAAAATCTGGCCTCATAATGTTGTCTATTATGTTTATTTTCAAAGTCTTCTGGactcgttttttttctgttccatcatCTGCACTGATTCAGTTGCACTACTTCCACGCCGCTCCAAGTCcctcatacacaaccacacccgggttcgtctgtcacagtcccaatGTCAGTGAGCCGCCTATAGGGATGTTCGATGTTAGGCCGCCAGTAAGCCACTCACCAGAGGAGAACCTGCGCTGCTGctgtcacttcggtgatgttcagtagTGTTTATTCAGAtttgacgtacttaggacaccacctactgatcCCCCTACTGACGGCAATTATAACTTAGTGACTGTGTGAGCGCCCGCCGCCACCGCTGTGGCACCCAGTTCCCCGTGattctgccgacaccgaagaccttgacagggctcaccccaagcacggacgTAGAGGGGGATCGAACGTGAGGTTACCATGACAGCAGAGCACTAAATGCCACAGATATTGGGACATTGATGATgagggaggatggtgatgatgatgattttgcgATGGCGGTCTATtgggtttgggactacttgacaaggctgtactcgacatttcatttcataatgatatttcggcgttaaccaggcccaagtgATACAGACagttgcagtgttggtcaggaaatttgagcaacacgcCAAAAGGTGCATCCTTGAAGTAGATGATATTCGAATATGGTCCCAGTCTGTCCCtttaagcccatagcactctcagctctgggtaggagccggccgcgggccaaaACGAaacacctccgctgggaatcgaacccacttCCTTCCAGCCTTTAGTCCGAGACGCTGACCACTTTACCACAGGAgctgtttattttctttactaCTTTCCAGGTCCAGAGGTCCAAAATCCCAACTTTTTCAAATCACTCTACAAGTCATGACCAAAATCAAAATCTTCGGAATCGTATTTTACTTGGACACTAAAATTTACCAACTAAACAACGCATCTGGCAAATTTCAAGTATCTTCCTAGCAGATCTGTGGTGGGTTACATGAGGCGATcgctgcagcactaagtttgctcagagttaagaatgttcgtgggtatatggaatttaccgtggagttaggaacattctcaaCGATAatcaaacttagcgctgctgagttcgctcatgcaacccacccctggtgtatgaatgttgttgttttttaacatagtgacgcctccttgagaaaactggaACTGCTTAAAAACGTGTTACCCAGAAGTCACTTGACATACATGAAACATCACTTGCCAAACGAATAGAACTATTTCATTCATTCCGGTTCATTCATCCTCTGCGTGTTCATCCTCATACTTTAATGCAAAATAAAGAGTGCGATATGTTCATGAATGACAACACACTCGCTTCAGAAGCTGCTTCAGCTCCTGTCTAAAACGTTGACCACTGATACAGTAGAGCAGAAAGTTGATGGCGTGGTTGGTGTACATGATATTGTCCACGAAAGCGTGGATGAGAAGAGCATTGGCTCTATCCTCTTTGGTGCTGGGCTGCCAGTAGTACCTCTCGTACAGCAGCACGATCACCACTGGTGAGGTCAGCACCAGGAAAGCAAACGACACCAACAGCAGCATGACGACGATGTTGGTGTTGGCCTGAGCTTTCTTCGCGGATGCAGTTTCCCCACCTTCACTACTGCCCATGTTCCTTTGACCAACCATGGTATTACTTTTGAGTTCTTTCGTCCTCAGTTGTGCCTTGCCCATATTTATGTTGCTGTTGCCGGTGTTCCCCTCAACAGAATTACCCACATCGCTTGCCCTAGTGGGGTTCTTTGCGTCTCGGTGCTCTGTGAACTGCTTGCTAAATTTACGTGAGCTCTTCAGCTGCATGATGATGAGTAGATTCAAAGTGAGTAGGGAAACGAAAGGAATGAAACTATAGATGGAGGCATCTATAATCGTGTATATTTTCTCCATAAAGTTTTCAATATCTCCCTCTGGATACCAACAAATCACTGGGTCTTCGGGGATTCCAGAAGGTATCAAACGTCTGTTGAAAAAGATTTGAAAGTTAAGAGCGAATGAGAATATTCCGATTCCTGTTGTGATTTTAAGGGCAGATTTCGGAGTGCACCAGCTTGGAGCTTTGAGCGGGAACTTGACGACGATGAAACGGTCCACAGTCATGGCCAGAAGCAGCAACACGTCAGAGTGGAttgaaaaatatatcagaaaatagTGGAAGCTACAGGCCCAATCATTGCCCACGTAGAATTCGACATAACCGACATAGCGACTAATGATAATGTTCAACTGAAGAACAAGGATGGTGGAATCCAGGACAGCGATGACGGCCATGTAGACACACGTGGAAGTGTTCCGCAGACTGGTGAAGACGAGAGTCACGAAGCACAGGAAGTTGCCCAGCACACCAAAAGCCACAATAAGTGGAACGCAGATGCTGCAAATCAAAAGGCAAATTACACTATCAGTTCAACGTTAGGTTTTTGTGGATTTGTTTAAAAGAACCGAAATGAAGCAAAGTGGTTAAAAACTAAAAgagtaaaaacaaaactgatATTAACAAATAACATGACATTTACAAATTGATTGAAACGGATCTTCGTTGAACAAACTTGTGCACGCAACACCCCTCTCTCGCCCCAACTCACCTCACCCCACTTctcctccccacacatacacacactcacacatgcgcctatacacacacatacacacgttcaccCCCAAGACATAAAAAGCACCTGCACAAATCTGTAAAGTTTATGGACAATTATAAATATTGTTGGAAATACACTTTGAGTATAAGCCAGCATCAAAGCTTGAAACGTTTTTAGAAGTCAATAGTGAAATTTTCTCTTCCTCGAATCAATGGTTTTGTTGTCATTTATATATAACCACGCAAATGAATGAAtcaccacacgcacgcattcaagtTGATCATgacaaaaacaaccagaaaagcA from Babylonia areolata isolate BAREFJ2019XMU chromosome 18, ASM4173473v1, whole genome shotgun sequence encodes:
- the LOC143292261 gene encoding uncharacterized protein LOC143292261; protein product: MSSEVTDHELTSSSSSLLLWTMVTSHVTSHSAVNMTTEIPYEEMAIVKVAVWMESICVPLIVAFGVLGNFLCFVTLVFTSLRNTSTCVYMAVIAVLDSTILVLQLNIIISRYVGYVEFYVGNDWACSFHYFLIYFSIHSDVLLLLAMTVDRFIVVKFPLKAPSWCTPKSALKITTGIGIFSFALNFQIFFNRRLIPSGIPEDPVICWYPEGDIENFMEKIYTIIDASIYSFIPFVSLLTLNLLIIMQLKSSRKFSKQFTEHRDAKNPTRASDVGNSVEGNTGNSNINMGKAQLRTKELKSNTMVGQRNMGSSEGGETASAKKAQANTNIVVMLLLVSFAFLVLTSPVVIVLLYERYYWQPSTKEDRANALLIHAFVDNIMYTNHAINFLLYCISGQRFRQELKQLLKRTNPGVVVYEGLGAAWK